GTTTCACAAAGTAAGTTTTGAACAGTTCGCAGAAGGATTTCAGGACACCTTCGGAGAAATGAAAGAAGGGGAATTAAAGGAAATCTATCAGTCGATCAAGCTTCCGAAACGTGCAACGGCCGGATCTGCCGGATATGATTTCTATACACCGATCCCGATTGTGCTCGCACCAGGGAAAACAGTAAAGATTCCGACTGGAATCCGCGTGGAGATGCAGGAAAACTGGGTGTTAAAATGCTACCCGAGAAGCGGACTTGGATTTAAGTACCGTCTGCAGCTTAATAATACGGTAGGAATTATCGATAGCGATTATTTTTACTCAGACAATGAAGGACACATTTTTGCAAAACTTACGAATGATTCCAATGAAGGAAAGACTGTGGAACTGGAAGCAGGAAGTGGGTTTATGCAGGGAATCTTTGTGGAATATGGAATTACAATGGATGATGATGTAACAACTGTGAGAAATGGCGGGTTCGGAAGTACATCCCAGAGATAATTAGAAGGATTACTGAAAAAATGTCAGGGCATCAAGTATGATACTGCAAGTTTCAGACATACTATTATCATAGATTTTGACTTATTATTACTTTTCA
The sequence above is drawn from the Dorea formicigenerans genome and encodes:
- a CDS encoding deoxyuridine 5'-triphosphate nucleotidohydrolase, which produces MAKRIAQFHKVSFEQFAEGFQDTFGEMKEGELKEIYQSIKLPKRATAGSAGYDFYTPIPIVLAPGKTVKIPTGIRVEMQENWVLKCYPRSGLGFKYRLQLNNTVGIIDSDYFYSDNEGHIFAKLTNDSNEGKTVELEAGSGFMQGIFVEYGITMDDDVTTVRNGGFGSTSQR